In Actinomycetota bacterium, the DNA window CATCGTTTCCAGCGGCGCGCGCGAGCGTGCCGAGGCTGATGTCGCGCGCCTTCACCACCACGGCCTTTGGGCGACGATGCAGCGGGACTCGTGATGGCGGTTCGCCCCTTTACCCTGCTGTCGAACGGATCCGTACGGATGAGGTTGGCGACCGACGCCGCTCTTGCCGTTCGCCAGGTTGCCGAGGAAGTGCTGACGTTGCTTGAGGCGCCGGAGGACGAGGGGATGTATCGGCTGTTTCCTCCGGCGTACGCGGACGACGCGAACCGAGAAGAGGAGTTCCGTCGGATGACGAGGGACGACTTGATCGAGGCGAAGAAACACGCCGCGCGCGTCGTTATCGCCGGCATCGACGATGCGACGCGTGGGCGGCGGCGGTTGCTGTCGATGACGCTTGACGAGGAGACGGTGGGGGCGTGGCTCGGCGTGTGTAACGATGCCCGGCTTGTTCTGGGGACCCGGATTGGAGTTGCTGAAGACGCCTTCGACGAAGCGTTCCCCTCGGATCACCCCGACGCGCCGGCGCAGAACATGTACCTATATTTGAGCGCGCTGGTGGGCACGCTCTCGGAGGAGCTGCTCGGTGCAATGCCGGGTGACGAAGGGGCGCCGGAATGAGCGCGCTCGCGGGGAGGAGAGGAGCCAAATGGGCATCAACGATAAAGCCGTAATCACCGTCGCTCTTTCGGGCGTGGTCGCCAACCGGGCGCAGTGTCCGGGGATTCCCTATACCCCGGAGGAATACGCCGCGGAGTCCAGGCGCGCGTACGAGTCCGGGTGCACGATGGTGC includes these proteins:
- a CDS encoding DUF2017 family protein, which gives rise to MRLATDAALAVRQVAEEVLTLLEAPEDEGMYRLFPPAYADDANREEEFRRMTRDDLIEAKKHAARVVIAGIDDATRGRRRLLSMTLDEETVGAWLGVCNDARLVLGTRIGVAEDAFDEAFPSDHPDAPAQNMYLYLSALVGTLSEELLGAMPGDEGAPE